ACTTTAATTTCTTCCTTAACTGTCTTTACCTTTCTTTGCTCCAGTTCCGACAAGGATAATATATCGTTAATAAGCCTGTAGAGCCTGTCTGCTTCATCCTCAATAATATTAAGGAATCTGACTGTATCCAGTTTATCTTCTATATCTCCCATTTTCAGTGTTTCTGCAAAGCCTTTTATAGATGTCAACGGGGTCTTAAGCTCATGGGAAACATTCGCAACGAACTCTGTTCGCATCCGTTCCAGCTTCCGGAGCTCGGTAATATCCTGAAGCGTAATGATGATTCCCTCAATATCACTTTTATCTGTCTGTTTAATTGGATTAGTATAAAACTTCAATACCTTTTCAACCGGGTCATCTATTGTAATCTCGGTATCAAAGAATTTTTTATCCTGCAGTATTGTTTTTAAATAGTTGTCTAGGGAATTGTTCCTTATAACCTGAAGAAGGTGCTTGCCAACCATATCTCTTCCAGTTATGTTAAGAAGCCTTTCCGCTGCATTATTTATGAAGAGCACCCTCTCTGCACTGTCTATTGCAATTATTCCATTAACCACACTGGACATAATGGCTTCCAGCTTTGTGTTCTTATCCTGCAGGCTCATAATGGTGTCATTCAGCTTGGATGCCATGTCGTTTATGGAATCGGCCAATATTCCTATTTCATCCCGTCCGGTTATATTTATCCGCTTACCGAAATCCCCTTTTGCTATTCTTGAAGCAGTAAATGTAATCTCTTTAATTGGCTTCGTTATATTCACAGCCATTTTATAACCAAGCAGAGAAGCTATCAAAATACCTGCAATTACTGCAATAAAAACATTTACATACAGCTTATTAAGCAAAACATTTATTTGATACAAAGGCTTTGCCAGCCTCACAGCACCGATAATACTGCCATCCTTATAAATTGGCTGGGCTATGTACATTAAATCCACTTCAAGGGTACTGCTATACCTCTTAGACTTTCCAAGTTCTCCACTCAAAGCGGCTATAAACTCAGGCCTTCCTGCATGGTTTTCCATGGTAGAGTGATCCTTTTCTGTATCTATGATTACATTGCCCCGAACATCTATTATAGTGATTCTGGTATTGGTAGTCTGTTTTATCTTGTTAATGTAGTCTCCTGTATCGTTGCTGTCAATCAACCTTTCACCCACAAGCTCCCTAACTAGGCCGGACTCAATAATAAGGCTCTCCTCAATGCTGTTGACAAGATTTCTTTCTACTATTCTTGCAGAAAATATTCCGCAGATAATTACTCCCAAAAGGAGTACTATTACGACATTAAAGAAAATCTTGCGCTGCATTATCTTT
This portion of the Clostridia bacterium genome encodes:
- a CDS encoding ATP-binding protein; its protein translation is MQRKIFFNVVIVLLLGVIICGIFSARIVERNLVNSIEESLIIESGLVRELVGERLIDSNDTGDYINKIKQTTNTRITIIDVRGNVIIDTEKDHSTMENHAGRPEFIAALSGELGKSKRYSSTLEVDLMYIAQPIYKDGSIIGAVRLAKPLYQINVLLNKLYVNVFIAVIAGILIASLLGYKMAVNITKPIKEITFTASRIAKGDFGKRINITGRDEIGILADSINDMASKLNDTIMSLQDKNTKLEAIMSSVVNGIIAIDSAERVLFINNAAERLLNITGRDMVGKHLLQVIRNNSLDNYLKTILQDKKFFDTEITIDDPVEKVLKFYTNPIKQTDKSDIEGIIITLQDITELRKLERMRTEFVANVSHELKTPLTSIKGFAETLKMGDIEDKLDTVRFLNIIEDEADRLYRLINDILSLSELEQRKVKTVKEEIKVEKTIKQVLSMLKSQSEKKNIEITLDVQEGLDNLTGDPDQLKQMLINLVDNAIKYTPANGKVLVEAYNLGDKASQGEILIKVKDNGIGIPKQHIPRLFERFYRVDKARSRTVGGTGLGLAIVKHIVILFNGKIEVESEVGKGTEFRIILPTK